One Electrophorus electricus isolate fEleEle1 chromosome 13, fEleEle1.pri, whole genome shotgun sequence DNA segment encodes these proteins:
- the ttc8 gene encoding tetratricopeptide repeat protein 8 isoform X3 — translation MEVTLTMDPLFLAWSYFRRRKFQKCSNICTKVLEDNPYDQEPDTSLHMAEAAWSLKTRALTEMVYIDEVDVDQEGIAEMMLDDSSIAQVARPGTSLRLPGTAQGGGPSPAVRPMTQSGRPITGFVRPSTQSGRPSTMEQAIKTPRTANTTRPVTNSSGRFVRLGTASMLTNPDGPFINLSRLNLTKYAQKPNLSKTLFEYIFHHENDVKTALDLAALATEHAQFKDWWWKVQLGKCYYRLGLHREAEKQFRSALNHQEFVDTYLYLAKVYRRLDQPITALNLFKQGLDHFPREVTLLTGIARIHEEMNNITSATEYYKDVLKQDNTHVEAIACIGSNHFYTDQPEIALRFFRRLLQMALISSDEEQADVWYNLGHVAVGIGDLTLAYQCFKLALVFNNDHAEAYNNLAVLELRKGHIEQAKAFLQTAASLAPHMYEPHFNFAVLADKLGDLQSSYMAAQKSEDAFPEHVDTQQILKNLRQHFAVL, via the exons ATGGAGGTTACGTTAACCATGGACCCCCTTTTTCTCGCATGGAGCTATTTCAGAAGAAGGAAATTCCAGAAATGTTCGAATATTTGTACAAAGGTATTAGAAGACAATCCATACGACCAG GAACCTGATACTTCACTTCATATGGCTGAG GCGGCTTGGAGCCTGAAGACAAGGGCTCTGACTGAGATGGTGTACATCGATGAGGTGGATGTGGATCAGGAGGGTATTGCAGAAATGATGTTGGATGACAGTTCCATTGCACAAGTTGCCC GCCCTGGAACATCACTGAGGCTCCCTGGTACAGCCCAGGGTGGAGGACCTTCTCCAGCTGTCAG aCCAATGACCCAGTCAGGACGGCCCATCACGGGATTTGTAAGACCCAGCACTCAGTCTGGTAGACCAAGCACCATGGAACAAGCCATTAAGACACCTCGAACTGCAAACACCACCCGTCCAGTTACCAATTCTTCTGGGAGATTTGTCAGATTAGGCACA GCTTCTATGTTAACAAATCCAGATGGACCATTTATAAACTTGTCCAGGTTAAATTTGACAAAGTATGCCCAGAAGCCAAATTTATCtaag ActttatttgaatacattttccaCCATGAAAATGATGTAAAAACT GCATTGGACCTAGCTGCTCTTGCCACTGAGCACGCACAGTTCAAGGACTGGTGGTGGAAAGTCCAACTTGGAAAATGCTATTACAG GCTTGGTTTGCACCGTGAGGCTGAGAAACAGTTCAGATCTGCCCTTAATCACCAAGAATTTGTAGATACATACCTCTACCTTGCAAAG GTATATCGACGATTAGATCAGCCCATAACTGCCTTGAATCTCTTTAAACAAGGCCTGGACCATTTCCCACGAGAGGTGACTTTGCTGACTGGAATTGCTCGTATTCATGAG GAGATGAATAACATCACTTCAGCCACAGAATACTACAAAGATGTCTTAAAGCAGGACAATACACATGTGGAGGCTATTGCCTGCATTGGAAGCAACCACTTCTACACAGACCAGCCAGAGATCGCCTTGCGCTTCTTCAG acggttGCTGCAGATGG CCCTCATTTCTAGCGATGAGGAACAGGCAGACGTCTGGTATAATCTTGGACATGTTGCAGTG GGTATCGGTGACTTAACTCTAGCTTATCAGTGCTTTAAACTAGCTTTGGTTTTCAACAACGACCACGCTGAGGCATACAATAATTTAGCGGTGCTGGAACTGCGCAAAGGTCACATTGAGCAG GCAAAAGCTTTTCTGCAGACAGCTGCATCTTTGGCTCCCCACATGTATGAACCACATTTTAACTTTGCTGTATTGGCAGATAAG CTGGGTGATCTTCAGAGTAGCTACATGGCTGCCCAGAAGTCAGAAGATGCTTTCCCTGAGCACGTGGATACTCAGCAGATCCTAAAGAACCTCAGGCAGCACTTTGCTGTGCTATGA
- the ttc8 gene encoding tetratricopeptide repeat protein 8 isoform X1: MEVTLTMDPLFLAWSYFRRRKFQKCSNICTKVLEDNPYDQEPDTSLHMAEAAWSLKTRALTEMVYIDEVDVDQEGIAEMMLDDSSIAQVARPGTSLRLPGTAQGGGPSPAVRPMTQSGRPITGFVRPSTQSGRPSTMEQAIKTPRTANTTRPVTNSSGRFVRLGTASMLTNPDGPFINLSRLNLTKYAQKPNLSKTLFEYIFHHENDVKTALDLAALATEHAQFKDWWWKVQLGKCYYRLGLHREAEKQFRSALNHQEFVDTYLYLAKVYRRLDQPITALNLFKQGLDHFPREVTLLTGIARIHEEMNNITSATEYYKDVLKQDNTHVEAIACIGSNHFYTDQPEIALRFFRRLLQMGVYNCQLYNNLGLCCFYAQQYDMTLSSFERALALISSDEEQADVWYNLGHVAVGIGDLTLAYQCFKLALVFNNDHAEAYNNLAVLELRKGHIEQAKAFLQTAASLAPHMYEPHFNFAVLADKLGDLQSSYMAAQKSEDAFPEHVDTQQILKNLRQHFAVL; this comes from the exons ATGGAGGTTACGTTAACCATGGACCCCCTTTTTCTCGCATGGAGCTATTTCAGAAGAAGGAAATTCCAGAAATGTTCGAATATTTGTACAAAGGTATTAGAAGACAATCCATACGACCAG GAACCTGATACTTCACTTCATATGGCTGAG GCGGCTTGGAGCCTGAAGACAAGGGCTCTGACTGAGATGGTGTACATCGATGAGGTGGATGTGGATCAGGAGGGTATTGCAGAAATGATGTTGGATGACAGTTCCATTGCACAAGTTGCCC GCCCTGGAACATCACTGAGGCTCCCTGGTACAGCCCAGGGTGGAGGACCTTCTCCAGCTGTCAG aCCAATGACCCAGTCAGGACGGCCCATCACGGGATTTGTAAGACCCAGCACTCAGTCTGGTAGACCAAGCACCATGGAACAAGCCATTAAGACACCTCGAACTGCAAACACCACCCGTCCAGTTACCAATTCTTCTGGGAGATTTGTCAGATTAGGCACA GCTTCTATGTTAACAAATCCAGATGGACCATTTATAAACTTGTCCAGGTTAAATTTGACAAAGTATGCCCAGAAGCCAAATTTATCtaag ActttatttgaatacattttccaCCATGAAAATGATGTAAAAACT GCATTGGACCTAGCTGCTCTTGCCACTGAGCACGCACAGTTCAAGGACTGGTGGTGGAAAGTCCAACTTGGAAAATGCTATTACAG GCTTGGTTTGCACCGTGAGGCTGAGAAACAGTTCAGATCTGCCCTTAATCACCAAGAATTTGTAGATACATACCTCTACCTTGCAAAG GTATATCGACGATTAGATCAGCCCATAACTGCCTTGAATCTCTTTAAACAAGGCCTGGACCATTTCCCACGAGAGGTGACTTTGCTGACTGGAATTGCTCGTATTCATGAG GAGATGAATAACATCACTTCAGCCACAGAATACTACAAAGATGTCTTAAAGCAGGACAATACACATGTGGAGGCTATTGCCTGCATTGGAAGCAACCACTTCTACACAGACCAGCCAGAGATCGCCTTGCGCTTCTTCAG acggttGCTGCAGATGGGTGTGTATAACTGCCAGCTGTACAATAACCTGGGCCTGTGCTGCTTTTATGCTCAACAGTATGATATGACTCTGTCCTCTTTTGAGAGGGCATTAGCCCTCATTTCTAGCGATGAGGAACAGGCAGACGTCTGGTATAATCTTGGACATGTTGCAGTG GGTATCGGTGACTTAACTCTAGCTTATCAGTGCTTTAAACTAGCTTTGGTTTTCAACAACGACCACGCTGAGGCATACAATAATTTAGCGGTGCTGGAACTGCGCAAAGGTCACATTGAGCAG GCAAAAGCTTTTCTGCAGACAGCTGCATCTTTGGCTCCCCACATGTATGAACCACATTTTAACTTTGCTGTATTGGCAGATAAG CTGGGTGATCTTCAGAGTAGCTACATGGCTGCCCAGAAGTCAGAAGATGCTTTCCCTGAGCACGTGGATACTCAGCAGATCCTAAAGAACCTCAGGCAGCACTTTGCTGTGCTATGA
- the ttc8 gene encoding tetratricopeptide repeat protein 8 isoform X2 has product MEVTLTMDPLFLAWSYFRRRKFQKCSNICTKVLEDNPYDQAAWSLKTRALTEMVYIDEVDVDQEGIAEMMLDDSSIAQVARPGTSLRLPGTAQGGGPSPAVRPMTQSGRPITGFVRPSTQSGRPSTMEQAIKTPRTANTTRPVTNSSGRFVRLGTASMLTNPDGPFINLSRLNLTKYAQKPNLSKTLFEYIFHHENDVKTALDLAALATEHAQFKDWWWKVQLGKCYYRLGLHREAEKQFRSALNHQEFVDTYLYLAKVYRRLDQPITALNLFKQGLDHFPREVTLLTGIARIHEEMNNITSATEYYKDVLKQDNTHVEAIACIGSNHFYTDQPEIALRFFRRLLQMGVYNCQLYNNLGLCCFYAQQYDMTLSSFERALALISSDEEQADVWYNLGHVAVGIGDLTLAYQCFKLALVFNNDHAEAYNNLAVLELRKGHIEQAKAFLQTAASLAPHMYEPHFNFAVLADKLGDLQSSYMAAQKSEDAFPEHVDTQQILKNLRQHFAVL; this is encoded by the exons ATGGAGGTTACGTTAACCATGGACCCCCTTTTTCTCGCATGGAGCTATTTCAGAAGAAGGAAATTCCAGAAATGTTCGAATATTTGTACAAAGGTATTAGAAGACAATCCATACGACCAG GCGGCTTGGAGCCTGAAGACAAGGGCTCTGACTGAGATGGTGTACATCGATGAGGTGGATGTGGATCAGGAGGGTATTGCAGAAATGATGTTGGATGACAGTTCCATTGCACAAGTTGCCC GCCCTGGAACATCACTGAGGCTCCCTGGTACAGCCCAGGGTGGAGGACCTTCTCCAGCTGTCAG aCCAATGACCCAGTCAGGACGGCCCATCACGGGATTTGTAAGACCCAGCACTCAGTCTGGTAGACCAAGCACCATGGAACAAGCCATTAAGACACCTCGAACTGCAAACACCACCCGTCCAGTTACCAATTCTTCTGGGAGATTTGTCAGATTAGGCACA GCTTCTATGTTAACAAATCCAGATGGACCATTTATAAACTTGTCCAGGTTAAATTTGACAAAGTATGCCCAGAAGCCAAATTTATCtaag ActttatttgaatacattttccaCCATGAAAATGATGTAAAAACT GCATTGGACCTAGCTGCTCTTGCCACTGAGCACGCACAGTTCAAGGACTGGTGGTGGAAAGTCCAACTTGGAAAATGCTATTACAG GCTTGGTTTGCACCGTGAGGCTGAGAAACAGTTCAGATCTGCCCTTAATCACCAAGAATTTGTAGATACATACCTCTACCTTGCAAAG GTATATCGACGATTAGATCAGCCCATAACTGCCTTGAATCTCTTTAAACAAGGCCTGGACCATTTCCCACGAGAGGTGACTTTGCTGACTGGAATTGCTCGTATTCATGAG GAGATGAATAACATCACTTCAGCCACAGAATACTACAAAGATGTCTTAAAGCAGGACAATACACATGTGGAGGCTATTGCCTGCATTGGAAGCAACCACTTCTACACAGACCAGCCAGAGATCGCCTTGCGCTTCTTCAG acggttGCTGCAGATGGGTGTGTATAACTGCCAGCTGTACAATAACCTGGGCCTGTGCTGCTTTTATGCTCAACAGTATGATATGACTCTGTCCTCTTTTGAGAGGGCATTAGCCCTCATTTCTAGCGATGAGGAACAGGCAGACGTCTGGTATAATCTTGGACATGTTGCAGTG GGTATCGGTGACTTAACTCTAGCTTATCAGTGCTTTAAACTAGCTTTGGTTTTCAACAACGACCACGCTGAGGCATACAATAATTTAGCGGTGCTGGAACTGCGCAAAGGTCACATTGAGCAG GCAAAAGCTTTTCTGCAGACAGCTGCATCTTTGGCTCCCCACATGTATGAACCACATTTTAACTTTGCTGTATTGGCAGATAAG CTGGGTGATCTTCAGAGTAGCTACATGGCTGCCCAGAAGTCAGAAGATGCTTTCCCTGAGCACGTGGATACTCAGCAGATCCTAAAGAACCTCAGGCAGCACTTTGCTGTGCTATGA
- the ttc8 gene encoding tetratricopeptide repeat protein 8 isoform X4 has protein sequence MELFQKKEIPEMFEYLYKGIRRQSIRPGPGTSLRLPGTAQGGGPSPAVRPMTQSGRPITGFVRPSTQSGRPSTMEQAIKTPRTANTTRPVTNSSGRFVRLGTASMLTNPDGPFINLSRLNLTKYAQKPNLSKTLFEYIFHHENDVKTALDLAALATEHAQFKDWWWKVQLGKCYYRLGLHREAEKQFRSALNHQEFVDTYLYLAKVYRRLDQPITALNLFKQGLDHFPREVTLLTGIARIHEEMNNITSATEYYKDVLKQDNTHVEAIACIGSNHFYTDQPEIALRFFRRLLQMGVYNCQLYNNLGLCCFYAQQYDMTLSSFERALALISSDEEQADVWYNLGHVAVGIGDLTLAYQCFKLALVFNNDHAEAYNNLAVLELRKGHIEQAKAFLQTAASLAPHMYEPHFNFAVLADKLGDLQSSYMAAQKSEDAFPEHVDTQQILKNLRQHFAVL, from the exons ATGGAGCTATTTCAGAAGAAGGAAATTCCAGAAATGTTCGAATATTTGTACAAAGGTATTAGAAGACAATCCATACGACCAG GCCCTGGAACATCACTGAGGCTCCCTGGTACAGCCCAGGGTGGAGGACCTTCTCCAGCTGTCAG aCCAATGACCCAGTCAGGACGGCCCATCACGGGATTTGTAAGACCCAGCACTCAGTCTGGTAGACCAAGCACCATGGAACAAGCCATTAAGACACCTCGAACTGCAAACACCACCCGTCCAGTTACCAATTCTTCTGGGAGATTTGTCAGATTAGGCACA GCTTCTATGTTAACAAATCCAGATGGACCATTTATAAACTTGTCCAGGTTAAATTTGACAAAGTATGCCCAGAAGCCAAATTTATCtaag ActttatttgaatacattttccaCCATGAAAATGATGTAAAAACT GCATTGGACCTAGCTGCTCTTGCCACTGAGCACGCACAGTTCAAGGACTGGTGGTGGAAAGTCCAACTTGGAAAATGCTATTACAG GCTTGGTTTGCACCGTGAGGCTGAGAAACAGTTCAGATCTGCCCTTAATCACCAAGAATTTGTAGATACATACCTCTACCTTGCAAAG GTATATCGACGATTAGATCAGCCCATAACTGCCTTGAATCTCTTTAAACAAGGCCTGGACCATTTCCCACGAGAGGTGACTTTGCTGACTGGAATTGCTCGTATTCATGAG GAGATGAATAACATCACTTCAGCCACAGAATACTACAAAGATGTCTTAAAGCAGGACAATACACATGTGGAGGCTATTGCCTGCATTGGAAGCAACCACTTCTACACAGACCAGCCAGAGATCGCCTTGCGCTTCTTCAG acggttGCTGCAGATGGGTGTGTATAACTGCCAGCTGTACAATAACCTGGGCCTGTGCTGCTTTTATGCTCAACAGTATGATATGACTCTGTCCTCTTTTGAGAGGGCATTAGCCCTCATTTCTAGCGATGAGGAACAGGCAGACGTCTGGTATAATCTTGGACATGTTGCAGTG GGTATCGGTGACTTAACTCTAGCTTATCAGTGCTTTAAACTAGCTTTGGTTTTCAACAACGACCACGCTGAGGCATACAATAATTTAGCGGTGCTGGAACTGCGCAAAGGTCACATTGAGCAG GCAAAAGCTTTTCTGCAGACAGCTGCATCTTTGGCTCCCCACATGTATGAACCACATTTTAACTTTGCTGTATTGGCAGATAAG CTGGGTGATCTTCAGAGTAGCTACATGGCTGCCCAGAAGTCAGAAGATGCTTTCCCTGAGCACGTGGATACTCAGCAGATCCTAAAGAACCTCAGGCAGCACTTTGCTGTGCTATGA
- the ttc8 gene encoding tetratricopeptide repeat protein 8 isoform X5: protein MTQSGRPITGFVRPSTQSGRPSTMEQAIKTPRTANTTRPVTNSSGRFVRLGTASMLTNPDGPFINLSRLNLTKYAQKPNLSKTLFEYIFHHENDVKTALDLAALATEHAQFKDWWWKVQLGKCYYRLGLHREAEKQFRSALNHQEFVDTYLYLAKVYRRLDQPITALNLFKQGLDHFPREVTLLTGIARIHEEMNNITSATEYYKDVLKQDNTHVEAIACIGSNHFYTDQPEIALRFFRRLLQMGVYNCQLYNNLGLCCFYAQQYDMTLSSFERALALISSDEEQADVWYNLGHVAVGIGDLTLAYQCFKLALVFNNDHAEAYNNLAVLELRKGHIEQAKAFLQTAASLAPHMYEPHFNFAVLADKLGDLQSSYMAAQKSEDAFPEHVDTQQILKNLRQHFAVL from the exons ATGACCCAGTCAGGACGGCCCATCACGGGATTTGTAAGACCCAGCACTCAGTCTGGTAGACCAAGCACCATGGAACAAGCCATTAAGACACCTCGAACTGCAAACACCACCCGTCCAGTTACCAATTCTTCTGGGAGATTTGTCAGATTAGGCACA GCTTCTATGTTAACAAATCCAGATGGACCATTTATAAACTTGTCCAGGTTAAATTTGACAAAGTATGCCCAGAAGCCAAATTTATCtaag ActttatttgaatacattttccaCCATGAAAATGATGTAAAAACT GCATTGGACCTAGCTGCTCTTGCCACTGAGCACGCACAGTTCAAGGACTGGTGGTGGAAAGTCCAACTTGGAAAATGCTATTACAG GCTTGGTTTGCACCGTGAGGCTGAGAAACAGTTCAGATCTGCCCTTAATCACCAAGAATTTGTAGATACATACCTCTACCTTGCAAAG GTATATCGACGATTAGATCAGCCCATAACTGCCTTGAATCTCTTTAAACAAGGCCTGGACCATTTCCCACGAGAGGTGACTTTGCTGACTGGAATTGCTCGTATTCATGAG GAGATGAATAACATCACTTCAGCCACAGAATACTACAAAGATGTCTTAAAGCAGGACAATACACATGTGGAGGCTATTGCCTGCATTGGAAGCAACCACTTCTACACAGACCAGCCAGAGATCGCCTTGCGCTTCTTCAG acggttGCTGCAGATGGGTGTGTATAACTGCCAGCTGTACAATAACCTGGGCCTGTGCTGCTTTTATGCTCAACAGTATGATATGACTCTGTCCTCTTTTGAGAGGGCATTAGCCCTCATTTCTAGCGATGAGGAACAGGCAGACGTCTGGTATAATCTTGGACATGTTGCAGTG GGTATCGGTGACTTAACTCTAGCTTATCAGTGCTTTAAACTAGCTTTGGTTTTCAACAACGACCACGCTGAGGCATACAATAATTTAGCGGTGCTGGAACTGCGCAAAGGTCACATTGAGCAG GCAAAAGCTTTTCTGCAGACAGCTGCATCTTTGGCTCCCCACATGTATGAACCACATTTTAACTTTGCTGTATTGGCAGATAAG CTGGGTGATCTTCAGAGTAGCTACATGGCTGCCCAGAAGTCAGAAGATGCTTTCCCTGAGCACGTGGATACTCAGCAGATCCTAAAGAACCTCAGGCAGCACTTTGCTGTGCTATGA
- the ndc80 gene encoding kinetochore protein NDC80 homolog, which translates to MSRRPSSRYSEMPLRVTDSRMSLVNATPQSKDNVFGKLNIPKPQSSTSERRTSFFGKSAGGQRNSMFGSYGGPEKMKDPRPLHDKAFVQQCIKQLCEFLGDHGFPGTISVKALQSPSTKEFLKIFEFIYSLLDPTFQMPTSKVEEEIPRMLRDLGYLFPLSKSSMYSIGAPHTWPQALGALLWLIDAVKIFNSLRGQDLLFADFSDDFSELEEGVEYNKLFLDYCSKTYNKFMQGADTFEDEDTEYLSHLKRLYNVDEALLESQKEKHRVLIDELERMEKESHTDRLMGQRTEKLKLQTDLQKLQSYRTHMESFKSHLEKKCAGLSEELEATDLQLEGLKQEQARLQHILVNQKFTPADIERINRERNELQQTVSSLSRSLEEAQQLVWNEEIDMLKTIQRAEVRLTEYHKLARMLKLIPQSAENACGHDFEIRTVSDYGPTTATQIRAQIQNPLKNMLLDVEEEFSSLANMKLSLEETVEQVKSNISEKVNDIKQLKEQIRRLDLQLEHDMQEIAHEEEKWAADVDAAESHKKLLEKKVMDGYEEAEEQLKATQQQYHLVLQETKEESRMVANNLTHIYSAAANHLVIVEKLCNDQVKKMDKMSEIINEDQTVLQQLKEMIENFVARANNI; encoded by the exons ATGAGCCGAAGACCTAGCAGCAGATATTCGGAGATGCCACTGCGTGTGACTGACAGCAGAATGAGTTTGGTGAATGCCACACCACAAAG CAAAGATAATGTCTTTGGCAAGTTGAACATCCCAAAACCTCAATCTAGTACTTCAGAAAGAAGGACCAGCTTTTTTGGAAA AAGTGCTGGTGGCCAGAGAAACAGCATGTTTGGGTCCTATGGAGGCCCAGAGAAGATGAAGGACCCCAGACCACTTCATGACAAAGCCTTTGTCCAGCAGTGTATCAAGCAGCTTTGTGAG TTCCTTGGCGATCATGGTTTCCCTGGAACCATCTCAGTAAAAGCCCTCCAGTCACCTTCTACTAAAGAGTTCCTGAAGATTTTTGAGTTTATCTACAGTTTGCTGGACCCTACTTTTCAGATGCCTACTTCCAAAGTTGAAGAGGAGATCCCTAGGATGTTAAGAGATTTAGG GTACCTATTTCCACTGTCTAAAAGCTCCATGTACTCCATTGGGGCTCCACATACCTGGCCTCAGGCTCTGGGAGCACTCCTCTGGCTTATTGATGCAGTTAAG ATCTTTAACAGTTTGAGAGGACAGGATCTGCTGTTTGCAGACTTTTCAGATGACTTCTCTGAGCTGGAGGAGGGAGTGGAGTACAATAAG CTCTTTCTAGACTACTGTTCAAAGACCTACAACAAGTTCATGCAGGGAGCTGACACCTTTGAGGACGAAGATACAGAATACCTTAGCCATCTGA AGAGGCTGTACAATGTGGATGAAGCTCTACTGGAGTctcaaaaggaaaaacacagagtGCTGATAGATGAATTGGagagaatggaaaaagaaagccATACT gatCGCTTAATGGGACAGAGAACTGAGAAGCTAAAGTTGCAGACTGACCTGCAAAAGCTCCAGAGCTACCGTACTCACATGGAGTCATTTAAAAGCCACCTGGAGAAAAAGTGTGCAGGCTTGTCTGAGGAACTGGAGGCTACTG ACCTACAATTGGAGGGTCTGAAACAGGAACAGGCCAGACTACAGCATATTCTGGTGAATCAGAAATTCACTCCTGCTGACATTGAGCGCATCAACAGGGAGAGGAATGAACTACAGCAGACCGTCAGCAGTCTGAGCCGCAGTCTGGAAGAGGCTCAGCAGCTTGTATGGAATGAGGAGATAGACATGTTGAAAACCATACAGAGG GCTGAGGTGAGGTTAACAGAGTATCACAAGCTGGCACGCATGCTAAAACTCATCCCGCAGTCAGCTGAGAATGCCTGTGGTCATGACTTTGAGATCAGGACAGTGAGTGACTATGGCCCGACCACTGCCACTCAGATCAGAGCACAGATTCAG AATCCTCTCAAAAACATGCTCTTGGATGTAGAGGAGGAGTTCAGCAGTCTGGCCAATATGAAGCTAAGCCTGGAGGAAACAGTAGAGCAG GTAAAGTCTAACATTTCAGAGAAGGTAAACGACATAAAACAGCTGAAGGAGCAGATTCGCAGGTTGGACCTGCAGTTGGAACATGACATGCAG GAGATTGCTCATGAAGAGGAAAAGTGGGCAGCAGACGTGGATGCTGCTGAAAGCCACAAGAAGCTCCTAGAAAAGAAAGTCATGGACGGTTATGAGGAAGCTGAAGAGCAACTAAAAGCAACCCAGCAACA GTACCACCTTGTTCTTCAGGAAACAAAAGAAGAGAGTCGGATGGTAGCAAACAATTTGACACACATCTACAGTGCGGCAGCCAACCACTTGGTTATAGTTGAG AAACTTTGCAACGACCAAGTTAAAAAGATGGACAAGATGAGTGAAATTATCAATGAAGACCAAACAGTTCTCCAACAACTGAAAGAAATGATAGAAAATTTTGTTGCTAGAGCAAACAACATTTAA